A single genomic interval of Flavihumibacter rivuli harbors:
- a CDS encoding MerR family transcriptional regulator, which produces MKRYQQATLDFGFNEPEPPVSQQEQGPVTVETPQVQSTAEAPVKVDVVDEDTVLVIRKKPGRKKKEKTWQPSNPGKRGRKSLKEVAREAELIEIPADEELFQKQYYSIGEVANMFRMNPSLIRTWSNEFDSFLQPRKNRKGDRFFRPEDVKQLHLIYHLIRVRKFTLEGAREHLKAQKKKAEQQFAILQSLQKLRAFLVELRANL; this is translated from the coding sequence ATGAAAAGGTATCAACAAGCAACGCTCGACTTTGGGTTCAATGAACCGGAACCACCTGTCAGCCAACAGGAACAAGGTCCTGTTACTGTGGAAACCCCGCAGGTACAGTCAACCGCGGAAGCCCCGGTAAAAGTGGATGTAGTTGATGAAGACACGGTGTTGGTCATCCGAAAAAAGCCTGGAAGGAAAAAGAAAGAAAAGACCTGGCAACCCTCTAACCCCGGCAAAAGGGGACGCAAATCACTGAAGGAAGTGGCCAGGGAAGCCGAACTCATCGAGATCCCCGCTGATGAGGAACTTTTCCAGAAACAATATTATTCTATCGGCGAAGTAGCCAATATGTTCAGGATGAATCCTTCGCTGATCCGGACCTGGAGCAATGAGTTTGATAGTTTCCTCCAGCCCAGGAAGAACAGGAAGGGCGACCGCTTTTTCAGGCCGGAAGATGTAAAGCAACTCCACCTGATCTACCACCTGATCAGGGTCCGTAAATTCACGCTGGAAGGTGCCAGGGAACACCTGAAAGCCCAGAAGAAGAAGGCAGAACAGCAATTCGCGATCCTCCAAAGCCTGCAAAAACTCAGGGCCTTCCTGGTAGAACTCAGGGCTAACCTATAA